A region of Paenimyroides aestuarii DNA encodes the following proteins:
- a CDS encoding DNA repair ATPase, which produces MNMQENQNIQLDSGTYEIIKRRLQAQKEELLNRLSQLNNARKEVFNSTNFVLKANQRIDTENTCAARGIVAIENLCIFGYNVHFGLRTEIKLNDVFSIYQFENNQFIPQSLDLINDANFITDYQNLYKYYRDSIFSKFRKTENYLYMIFQTSKSVDDLKAFKWLIKDGQLIYQDDRSIHEVKQPAQFEFQWIKTNLEDRRLGKFPHISILDKVFIEALHGDITFKIEDNTETGKGVFSEKVTHLDQQLDDAEYYYADLGNLIAVRIKPYQEDFRAYVFNLRTKEVINLPSLNHSAILLPDNQGIIFSNGYYLQNGTHKVFDSQLENVQFLRKIASPNGEDFLYVFNHRESNTFILMSYNIIQQAVETPIVCNGFTIFKDGSLTYFKTEPDATRHHQVQIWETPYMAVLKENEARKNDPLYKVGNKQIVQAMAEAQEVIQLANKEDSYEGLYEEILKKTTTLLDSYFWINDASLNDLGTPLSQLKEVANTAIDEFVKVQAQRKHADELYQNAQKNLEELLFKVNSTTVETLDQLVHLLAVARKLQGEFIDLKNVRYMPLEKIEALTVRLQELVNDLSNQTIEFLLQDEALLPYEQKVAAQKEQVAAIEKVFATKAVEQTNNEISSELELLIDMLNSLKIEDATQTTKIVEKISVIFSSLNEVRAQLSRKIQTLRNQEAGAEFAAQLTLLEQTVTNYLELATSAEKTDEYYTKVIVQLEELESKFADIDDFALKIADKRDEVVKAFHIKREQIVSQINKRADALEQIGLRVLKNIENKAETFTAKEAVLSFFASDLMVDKIRQLVTELKTLNDISKAENLENLLKKAQEDTLRILRDKKELYVNGENIIALGKHHFSVNTQALSLTLVNRNNELFYHLTGTSFYQKVQNEDLVNYKDIWNQELVSENSEVYRASYLAYQTFLARNQKDFQAENFINQSVEKKYSEGYIKGVHNHDALLIYNALAAVEDKLGALRYSISTRAIAQLFWHSLQDTVQQKLQAYVQSAHLVLKTFPNTPHYQSAIVQIQACFEQWETHLDLTKIDKKQVANYLFETFSLYNKFAVSETSTLLKQDFLRVLNDKRLAADFQNDVQNEQFSATDRYYLILNWLHAFVDEHVDLESYRKYIEEAAVLLLFSTEEYQLIFANDAIEVNDLKGNHNSLQNGLFQIDYYEFTEKLADFTQHKAPRFEAFVQLKNQLSSSYEKSLKINELQPKVLTSFVRNKLINEVYFPLIGNNLAKQLGTAGDNKRTARMGMLLLISPPGYGKTTLMEYLAKTMGLHFVKVNGPTIGHSITSIDPLEAKTSGEREELKKINLSFEMADNVMLYLDDIQHLSSEFLQKFISLADGQRKIDGIFDGESKTYDLRGKRFCIVMAGNPYTESGSKFQIPDMLANRADVYNLGDVIGDTEHLFHLSLLENAAVENKYLEKIVSKSFTDFYTLVDFVTQNAEQLPDLEGNYSKQEIDDFVAVMKHLITIRNLVIKVNQEYIQSAAMQDAYRTEPAFKMQGSYRNMNKLVAQVVPMMNEKEINDLMLTHYESESQTLTADTESNLLKLKELAGLLTTNEKIRWHEIKEMFRKNNKHGGLAKDDKVFAEMLNLNENLEGIIKVIKEK; this is translated from the coding sequence ATGAATATGCAAGAAAATCAAAACATACAGCTCGATTCTGGAACCTACGAAATCATTAAACGTCGGCTTCAGGCACAGAAAGAGGAATTGCTAAACCGACTGAGTCAGCTAAACAATGCACGCAAAGAAGTTTTCAACTCCACCAACTTTGTATTGAAAGCCAACCAGCGTATCGACACAGAAAATACCTGTGCGGCTAGAGGAATTGTGGCTATAGAAAATCTTTGTATTTTTGGGTATAATGTACATTTTGGTTTGCGAACCGAAATAAAACTGAACGATGTTTTTAGTATTTATCAATTTGAAAACAATCAATTTATACCCCAATCATTAGATTTAATAAACGATGCTAATTTTATAACCGATTATCAAAATCTTTATAAATATTACCGCGATTCTATCTTTTCAAAGTTCCGAAAAACTGAAAATTACTTGTACATGATTTTTCAAACAAGTAAAAGTGTAGATGACTTAAAGGCTTTTAAATGGTTGATCAAAGACGGCCAATTGATTTATCAAGATGATCGCAGCATTCATGAAGTAAAGCAACCTGCACAATTTGAATTTCAATGGATTAAAACCAATTTAGAAGACCGCCGCTTAGGAAAATTCCCTCATATTTCAATTTTAGATAAAGTTTTTATTGAAGCATTGCACGGCGATATAACTTTTAAAATTGAAGATAATACGGAAACAGGTAAAGGTGTTTTTAGTGAAAAAGTAACTCATTTAGACCAGCAATTAGACGATGCCGAATACTATTATGCCGATTTAGGTAATTTAATAGCCGTTCGCATCAAGCCGTATCAAGAAGATTTTCGGGCTTATGTTTTCAATTTGCGCACTAAAGAGGTGATCAATCTTCCATCGCTTAATCATTCAGCGATTTTGTTGCCAGATAATCAGGGAATCATTTTTTCAAACGGATATTATCTGCAAAATGGCACGCACAAAGTCTTCGATTCACAGCTGGAAAACGTTCAGTTTCTTCGCAAGATTGCATCGCCAAACGGAGAAGATTTTCTATATGTTTTTAACCATCGTGAAAGCAATACGTTCATTCTTATGTCGTATAATATTATTCAGCAAGCGGTTGAAACGCCCATTGTTTGTAACGGATTCACTATTTTTAAAGACGGTAGTTTAACCTATTTTAAAACCGAACCCGATGCAACGCGCCATCATCAGGTGCAGATTTGGGAAACGCCTTATATGGCTGTTTTAAAAGAAAACGAAGCACGCAAAAACGACCCTTTATACAAAGTGGGCAACAAACAAATTGTGCAGGCAATGGCAGAAGCGCAAGAAGTGATTCAGCTAGCAAACAAAGAAGATTCGTATGAAGGTTTATATGAAGAAATTCTCAAAAAAACCACCACCTTGCTCGATTCTTATTTTTGGATTAACGATGCTTCACTAAACGATTTAGGAACACCATTAAGTCAGTTAAAAGAAGTGGCCAATACGGCAATCGATGAATTTGTAAAAGTTCAGGCACAACGCAAACATGCAGATGAATTGTACCAAAATGCCCAAAAAAATCTCGAAGAACTTCTTTTTAAGGTAAACAGCACCACGGTTGAAACACTAGATCAATTGGTGCACTTGCTCGCAGTTGCCCGAAAGTTGCAAGGCGAATTTATCGACTTAAAAAATGTGCGGTATATGCCTTTGGAAAAAATCGAAGCTCTTACAGTGCGTTTACAAGAACTTGTGAACGATTTATCCAATCAAACTATTGAGTTTCTTTTACAAGACGAAGCTTTGTTGCCTTATGAGCAAAAAGTGGCAGCACAAAAAGAACAAGTTGCAGCTATTGAAAAAGTGTTTGCTACCAAAGCAGTAGAGCAAACAAATAACGAAATTTCATCGGAATTAGAGTTGTTGATTGACATGCTGAACAGTTTAAAAATTGAAGATGCAACACAAACAACAAAAATTGTTGAGAAAATATCGGTTATTTTTAGCTCCTTAAACGAAGTTCGTGCGCAACTTAGCCGAAAAATTCAAACCCTAAGAAATCAAGAAGCCGGTGCCGAATTTGCAGCACAATTAACCTTGCTAGAGCAAACAGTAACAAATTATTTAGAATTAGCAACATCGGCAGAAAAAACCGATGAATACTACACCAAAGTCATTGTTCAGCTAGAAGAACTGGAAAGTAAATTTGCAGATATTGATGATTTTGCTTTAAAAATTGCCGATAAACGCGATGAGGTAGTGAAAGCCTTTCATATCAAGCGCGAACAAATTGTATCACAAATAAACAAGCGTGCTGATGCCTTAGAGCAAATTGGTTTGCGCGTGCTTAAAAACATTGAAAACAAAGCAGAAACCTTTACAGCGAAAGAAGCTGTTTTAAGCTTTTTTGCTTCTGATTTAATGGTAGATAAAATACGGCAATTGGTGACCGAGCTAAAAACACTGAACGATATTTCGAAGGCTGAAAATTTAGAAAATTTATTAAAAAAAGCACAAGAAGACACCTTGCGCATTTTGCGTGATAAAAAAGAATTGTATGTAAACGGTGAAAACATCATTGCACTAGGAAAGCACCATTTTTCGGTGAACACACAAGCATTGAGTTTAACCTTGGTAAACCGCAACAACGAACTTTTTTATCATTTAACCGGAACCAGTTTTTACCAAAAGGTTCAAAACGAAGATTTGGTTAACTATAAAGATATTTGGAATCAGGAATTGGTTTCAGAAAACAGTGAAGTGTATCGCGCGTCATATTTGGCATATCAAACATTTTTGGCACGAAATCAAAAAGATTTTCAAGCAGAAAATTTCATTAATCAATCCGTAGAAAAAAAATATTCCGAAGGATATATTAAAGGCGTGCACAACCACGACGCTTTGCTTATTTACAATGCCTTGGCTGCGGTTGAAGATAAATTGGGCGCATTGCGGTATTCCATTTCCACCCGGGCTATTGCACAGTTGTTTTGGCATTCGCTGCAAGATACGGTACAACAGAAATTACAGGCCTATGTTCAATCGGCTCATTTGGTGTTGAAAACGTTTCCAAACACACCACACTATCAATCGGCAATTGTGCAGATACAAGCTTGTTTCGAGCAATGGGAAACCCATCTAGATCTTACCAAAATTGATAAAAAGCAAGTGGCAAATTACTTGTTTGAAACCTTTAGTTTGTATAATAAATTTGCAGTGAGCGAAACCAGCACACTTTTAAAACAAGATTTTTTAAGGGTTTTAAACGATAAAAGGTTAGCCGCCGATTTTCAGAATGATGTGCAAAACGAGCAGTTTTCTGCTACCGATCGCTATTATTTAATTTTAAATTGGTTGCATGCTTTTGTTGATGAGCATGTTGATTTAGAAAGCTATCGAAAATATATCGAAGAGGCAGCCGTTCTTTTATTATTTTCTACCGAAGAATACCAATTGATTTTTGCGAACGATGCTATTGAAGTAAACGATTTAAAAGGAAACCACAACAGCCTGCAAAACGGATTGTTTCAAATAGATTATTATGAATTTACAGAAAAATTAGCCGATTTCACACAGCACAAAGCACCTCGGTTTGAAGCATTCGTGCAATTAAAAAATCAATTGAGTTCATCGTATGAAAAATCGCTAAAAATAAATGAATTACAACCAAAAGTGCTTACTTCATTTGTGCGCAACAAATTAATCAACGAGGTTTATTTTCCGCTGATTGGCAACAATTTGGCAAAGCAATTGGGCACGGCAGGCGATAATAAACGCACGGCGCGCATGGGAATGTTGCTCTTAATTTCGCCACCTGGTTATGGAAAAACCACGTTAATGGAATATTTAGCAAAAACAATGGGGTTGCACTTTGTGAAAGTAAACGGTCCCACCATTGGGCATTCAATTACATCGATCGATCCATTAGAAGCCAAAACATCAGGTGAACGCGAAGAATTGAAAAAAATCAATTTATCGTTTGAAATGGCAGACAACGTGATGCTTTACTTAGACGATATTCAGCATTTAAGTTCGGAATTCTTACAAAAATTTATTTCATTGGCCGATGGGCAGCGAAAAATTGACGGGATTTTTGATGGTGAAAGTAAAACCTATGATTTGCGTGGGAAACGTTTTTGCATTGTGATGGCGGGAAATCCGTACACCGAAAGCGGTTCAAAGTTTCAAATTCCGGATATGTTGGCAAACCGAGCCGATGTGTATAATTTGGGTGATGTGATAGGCGATACCGAACATTTGTTTCATTTAAGCCTATTGGAAAACGCAGCAGTCGAAAACAAATACCTGGAAAAAATTGTGAGTAAATCGTTCACTGATTTTTATACTTTGGTTGATTTTGTGACGCAAAATGCAGAGCAATTACCTGATTTAGAAGGAAATTATAGCAAACAAGAAATCGATGATTTTGTGGCAGTAATGAAACATTTAATTACAATTCGCAATTTGGTGATTAAAGTAAACCAAGAATATATTCAAAGTGCTGCCATGCAAGATGCTTACCGCACCGAACCGGCATTTAAAATGCAAGGTTCCTACCGAAATATGAACAAATTGGTGGCGCAAGTAGTGCCTATGATGAACGAAAAAGAAATCAACGATTTGATGCTCACGCATTATGAAAGCGAATCACAAACGCTCACTGCCGATACCGAAAGCAACTTGTTAAAACTAAAAGAGCTTGCCGGACTACTCACAACCAATGAGAAAATTCGTTGGCATGAAATTAAAGAAATGTTCCGCAAAAACAACAAGCACGGCGGTTTGGCTAAAGATGATAAAGTGTTTGCCGAAATGCTGAACTTAAACGAAAATCTGGAAGGAATTATTAAGGTTATTAAAGAAAAATAA
- the tnpA gene encoding IS200/IS605 family transposase — MAQSLSKLYVHIVFHTKHNQPLISPEIEKELYAFIGGIIKKNESIPIKIGGTEDHIHILAAMSKNIALAKLVEEIKRNSSRWIKTKDAKFQSFAWQGGYGGFSVSQSVLERVKNYIENQKEHHKKISTQDEYVKFLSEYMVDFDENYLWK; from the coding sequence ATGGCGCAATCCTTATCAAAATTGTACGTACATATTGTGTTTCATACCAAACACAATCAACCTCTGATCAGTCCAGAAATAGAGAAGGAATTGTATGCATTTATCGGAGGAATCATTAAGAAAAATGAATCAATTCCTATAAAAATTGGAGGAACAGAAGATCACATTCATATTTTGGCAGCAATGTCCAAGAATATCGCTTTAGCAAAATTAGTAGAAGAAATTAAACGAAACAGCAGTAGATGGATTAAAACCAAAGATGCTAAATTTCAAAGTTTTGCTTGGCAAGGAGGATATGGCGGGTTTTCGGTTAGTCAATCTGTTTTGGAACGTGTGAAAAATTACATTGAAAACCAGAAGGAACATCATAAAAAGATTTCTACTCAGGATGAATATGTGAAGTTTTTGTCGGAATATATGGTTGATTTTGATGAGAACTACTTGTGGAAGTGA
- a CDS encoding flotillin family protein, with translation MNKLLIIDGLSGVSGVILLALGVIVFLILSFFVVLSMFYKKIPQGKAIVRTGIGGSKVAFNKGMYVIPVFHKMEIMDISVKKIEIGRMQHDGLICKDNIRADIKVAFFVRVNKSVDDVINVAQNLGCDRASEPETLKSIFESKFSEALKTVGKKFDFIELYEARREFRDEILNIIGTDLNGYILDDCAIDYLEQTELQFLSANNILDSEGIKKITELTAKQNMNANLIRREEEKVIKKQNVEAREAILELERQLAEKEERQKREIDNIKAREEAEIAKVREEERLKSQTVRISTEEQLAVQEENKLRQIIIAEKNKIRTDAIETERVEKDRALEQTERERIVTLAQIDKERSIETEKKSIQNVIKERVQLEKGVVEEQQNVRDVEVYREVERKKQAGVIAASQEAEERLIATVKAAEASKIAAEQEKEKKVIDAEAEKLVAERKAQEVLIDAEAKKEAAAKEAEARKIIAEAQAKEEAAIGLSEAEVMIAKAEAEEIQGTKTAAVIEIKAEAMRKEGLAQAEVVREKALAEAKGIEEKAEAMKKLDGVGKEHEEFKLQLQKEKEIELAHINIQKDIASAQAEVLSEALKTAKIDIVGGETMFFENIVRQVSNSKGFDHLINNSQHALDIKESLLGPDGKGDLAEKIRGMADKYGISSNDIKNLTVSAALMKLQQAASSQNNEEDAGFINSLFGLAKNLGISNKKL, from the coding sequence ATGAACAAATTATTAATTATCGACGGGCTTTCGGGCGTGTCTGGCGTAATTTTATTAGCACTTGGCGTAATTGTATTCCTAATCCTTTCGTTTTTTGTAGTACTAAGCATGTTCTACAAAAAAATTCCACAAGGAAAAGCAATTGTTCGTACAGGTATTGGCGGCTCTAAAGTAGCTTTTAACAAAGGAATGTATGTAATTCCGGTATTCCACAAAATGGAAATAATGGATATTTCGGTAAAAAAAATCGAAATTGGGCGTATGCAACACGATGGCTTAATTTGTAAAGACAACATTCGTGCCGACATTAAAGTAGCATTTTTCGTGCGCGTAAACAAATCGGTTGACGATGTCATCAATGTGGCTCAAAATCTAGGATGCGACCGCGCAAGTGAACCCGAAACGTTGAAAAGTATTTTTGAATCAAAGTTTTCAGAAGCATTAAAAACCGTGGGTAAAAAATTCGATTTTATCGAACTATATGAAGCCAGACGTGAATTTCGCGATGAAATTTTAAATATTATTGGTACCGATCTAAACGGGTATATTTTAGACGATTGCGCCATTGATTATTTAGAACAAACTGAATTACAGTTTTTAAGCGCAAACAATATTTTAGATTCAGAAGGAATTAAAAAAATCACCGAATTAACGGCAAAACAAAACATGAATGCCAATTTAATTCGTCGGGAAGAAGAAAAAGTAATCAAAAAACAAAACGTAGAAGCGCGCGAAGCCATTCTAGAATTAGAGCGTCAGTTGGCAGAAAAAGAAGAACGCCAAAAACGAGAAATCGATAATATCAAAGCACGCGAAGAAGCAGAAATTGCAAAAGTGCGCGAAGAAGAACGTTTAAAATCGCAAACCGTGCGCATTTCAACCGAAGAACAATTGGCTGTACAGGAAGAAAACAAACTGCGTCAAATTATTATTGCAGAGAAGAATAAAATCCGTACAGATGCCATTGAAACAGAGCGTGTAGAAAAAGACCGTGCATTAGAGCAAACCGAAAGAGAACGTATTGTTACCTTGGCACAGATTGATAAAGAGCGATCAATTGAAACCGAAAAAAAATCTATTCAAAATGTGATTAAAGAGCGTGTTCAGCTAGAAAAAGGCGTGGTAGAAGAGCAGCAAAATGTGCGCGACGTTGAAGTGTATCGCGAAGTGGAACGTAAAAAGCAAGCGGGCGTAATTGCAGCATCGCAAGAAGCAGAAGAGCGTTTAATTGCCACCGTAAAAGCAGCCGAAGCGTCTAAAATCGCAGCAGAGCAAGAAAAAGAGAAAAAAGTAATCGATGCCGAAGCAGAAAAATTAGTTGCAGAACGCAAAGCTCAAGAAGTATTGATCGATGCCGAAGCGAAGAAAGAAGCAGCTGCAAAAGAAGCCGAAGCACGTAAAATTATTGCCGAAGCACAAGCGAAAGAAGAAGCTGCCATTGGATTATCAGAAGCAGAAGTAATGATTGCAAAAGCCGAAGCCGAAGAAATTCAAGGAACAAAAACCGCTGCGGTTATCGAAATTAAAGCCGAAGCAATGCGTAAAGAAGGTTTGGCACAAGCCGAAGTTGTTCGCGAAAAAGCACTAGCAGAAGCTAAAGGTATTGAAGAAAAAGCCGAAGCTATGAAAAAATTAGACGGCGTTGGTAAAGAACACGAAGAGTTTAAACTACAACTACAAAAAGAAAAAGAAATAGAGTTGGCGCATATCAATATCCAAAAAGATATTGCATCTGCACAAGCCGAAGTATTATCTGAAGCGTTGAAAACAGCTAAAATTGATATCGTTGGTGGCGAAACCATGTTCTTTGAAAACATTGTTCGTCAGGTTTCTAACTCAAAAGGATTTGATCACTTAATCAACAATTCGCAACATGCGTTAGATATAAAAGAATCGTTATTGGGACCAGATGGAAAAGGCGATTTAGCAGAGAAAATTCGTGGCATGGCTGATAAATACGGTATTTCATCAAACGATATTAAAAACCTTACCGTTTCGGCAGCCTTAATGAAATTGCAACAAGCAGCAAGCAGCCAAAACAATGAAGAAGATGCTGGTTTTATTAATTCGCTATTTGGCTTGGCAAAAAACCTGGGTATATCAAACAAGAAGTTGTAG
- a CDS encoding DUF4177 domain-containing protein, with amino-acid sequence MKRFEYKTIEIKPKGTWSWKFDIVEIDKILNDMGSQGWELVTKESLDTGGTSYSFHLTFKREI; translated from the coding sequence ATGAAGCGATTTGAATATAAAACCATAGAAATTAAACCAAAAGGCACTTGGAGTTGGAAATTCGATATTGTTGAAATTGATAAAATTTTAAACGATATGGGCAGTCAAGGCTGGGAATTAGTGACAAAAGAAAGTTTAGACACTGGCGGAACATCTTACAGTTTTCATCTAACTTTCAAACGAGAAATATAA
- a CDS encoding PspA/IM30 family protein, whose amino-acid sequence MSIFKRIFRIGQAEIHAVVDKMEDPVKMTEQGIREMKQDLDQAMEAYAKVKALAIRTFNAAEEKRNAAADYESKAILLLQKLQKNELEADLAERLAKEALHLKKQHIIEAETLENQANAHEDSANEVHKNIEVLKYNINKWESELATIKARVRVANATKIVNKQLAKMDSNSTISMLERMKEKAEEDEALAKAYGEMANNQTNASDEIDQALNNHSADADLEALKKQLGM is encoded by the coding sequence ATGAGTATTTTTAAGCGAATTTTTAGAATAGGTCAGGCCGAGATACATGCGGTGGTTGATAAAATGGAGGATCCTGTTAAAATGACCGAACAAGGAATCCGTGAAATGAAGCAAGATTTAGATCAAGCAATGGAAGCTTATGCAAAAGTGAAAGCATTGGCAATTCGCACTTTTAATGCGGCAGAAGAAAAAAGAAACGCAGCTGCCGATTATGAAAGCAAAGCCATTTTGTTGCTTCAAAAGCTTCAAAAAAACGAATTGGAAGCCGATTTGGCCGAACGTTTGGCGAAAGAAGCATTGCATTTAAAAAAGCAACATATAATTGAAGCCGAAACCTTGGAAAATCAAGCAAATGCACACGAAGATTCGGCAAACGAAGTGCACAAAAACATTGAAGTGTTAAAATACAACATCAACAAATGGGAAAGCGAATTGGCAACCATTAAAGCACGTGTTCGGGTGGCAAACGCAACAAAAATTGTAAACAAACAATTAGCAAAAATGGATTCAAACAGCACCATTAGCATGTTGGAACGAATGAAAGAAAAAGCTGAAGAAGACGAAGCTTTGGCAAAGGCTTATGGCGAAATGGCAAACAATCAAACCAATGCTTCAGACGAGATAGATCAAGCATTGAACAACCATTCTGCCGATGCCGATTTAGAGGCTTTAAAAAAACAATTGGGCATGTAA
- a CDS encoding YbjN domain-containing protein → MHFLNVEKYILDTGYSIKYKSKEEGIFVIENLADGVQNLIVGVATPVLIFEQYLFTLQADNLQIFKSLLMKNRDIIHGAFALTDDGSKVIFRYTLQIHNLDFNEFDAALNSLSLLLSEYSEQLIKFSK, encoded by the coding sequence ATGCATTTTTTAAACGTCGAAAAATATATTTTAGATACCGGATATAGTATCAAATATAAAAGTAAAGAAGAAGGTATTTTCGTAATAGAAAATCTGGCAGACGGTGTTCAAAACTTAATCGTTGGTGTGGCCACACCGGTGTTAATTTTTGAGCAATACCTGTTCACTTTGCAGGCAGACAATTTACAAATATTTAAAAGCCTGCTTATGAAAAACAGAGATATTATTCATGGTGCTTTTGCACTTACAGATGATGGTTCAAAGGTAATCTTTAGATATACCTTGCAAATTCACAATTTAGATTTTAATGAATTTGATGCAGCATTGAATTCATTAAGCTTGTTGTTGAGTGAGTATTCTGAACAACTGATAAAATTTTCAAAGTAA
- a CDS encoding helix-turn-helix domain-containing protein: MSKIGYNIKKLRNVKNLSQQAFAELFSLTRGNISSYEEQRAEPKLESVIKIANYFSIPLEHLLTKQLSVNEILNFNDYFKEESQKKLQKNFTNIPFISREAIHHIKEGTFDMQRLELITFPMYSSNKFIALEFTHEIAAPASMNMPEYTILFFEQVQIDTLHTLNNQYGMFLTSNEIFIGTYNQNQSTINLKLNEWKSEDFNTENLQSFWKLYAKFEKKI; encoded by the coding sequence ATGAGTAAAATAGGTTACAATATAAAGAAGTTACGAAATGTAAAAAATTTGAGTCAACAAGCTTTTGCAGAACTATTTAGCTTAACACGTGGCAATATTTCTTCGTATGAAGAACAGCGTGCTGAACCCAAATTAGAAAGCGTTATAAAAATTGCTAATTATTTTAGCATACCATTGGAACATTTACTGACAAAACAACTCTCAGTAAACGAAATATTGAATTTTAACGACTATTTTAAGGAAGAAAGTCAAAAAAAATTGCAAAAAAATTTTACAAATATTCCCTTTATATCGCGCGAAGCCATTCATCATATTAAAGAAGGAACTTTTGATATGCAGCGATTAGAACTGATTACGTTTCCCATGTATAGCTCGAACAAGTTTATTGCTTTGGAATTTACGCACGAAATTGCTGCGCCTGCAAGTATGAATATGCCCGAATATACCATTTTGTTTTTTGAACAAGTACAAATTGATACATTGCACACCCTAAACAATCAGTACGGAATGTTTTTAACATCCAACGAAATTTTTATTGGCACTTATAATCAAAATCAATCCACAATCAATTTGAAACTAAACGAATGGAAATCGGAAGATTTTAATACTGAAAACCTGCAAAGCTTTTGGAAATTATACGCTAAATTTGAAAAAAAAATATAA